One Longimicrobium terrae DNA segment encodes these proteins:
- a CDS encoding GNAT family N-acetyltransferase, with the protein MEVRVRRLRSGDEEAARALFALMEEVFETPGEPLGDVYLQLLLEDDRFWAMAAFDSGRIVGGMTAHTLRMTRSESSEIFIYDLAVREDVQRRGVGRRLMMELRDQAAAAGIRVLFVPAEDEDEHALHFYRAVGGVPSPVTFFTFGDDDEGFGDDGRPRTDDGVG; encoded by the coding sequence GTGGAGGTCCGCGTCCGCCGCCTCCGCTCCGGCGACGAGGAGGCCGCGCGGGCGCTGTTCGCCCTGATGGAGGAAGTGTTCGAGACTCCCGGCGAGCCGCTCGGCGATGTCTATCTTCAGCTGCTGCTGGAGGATGACCGCTTCTGGGCGATGGCGGCGTTCGACAGCGGGCGGATCGTCGGGGGAATGACGGCGCACACGCTGCGGATGACGCGATCCGAATCATCCGAAATCTTCATCTACGACCTGGCCGTGCGCGAGGACGTGCAGCGGCGCGGCGTGGGGCGGCGGTTGATGATGGAACTGCGCGATCAGGCCGCCGCGGCCGGCATCCGCGTTCTCTTCGTCCCCGCGGAGGACGAGGACGAGCACGCGCTGCACTTCTACCGCGCCGTGGGTGGCGTGCCGTCACCCGTGACGTTCTTCACTTTCGGGGATGATGACGAGGGCTTCGGGGACGACGGCCGGCCGCGGACGGATGACGGCGTGGGGTGA